TcgcttttttgtctttttacatttactaagttcttcatgtgttttccatgatgagtgtgttgagtgtgtgtgtgtgttgtgtgtgtgtgtgtgtgcatgatgcgCAAGATGGCAGCTCACAAtcaaaactgttttattctTCAGCGCaaaatctttccccatgtctgtctCACTGTTGCATTTACTGCTGCAgagtgccccccggtggccgttagccagtaataatctataaattagccgcaccgttgtataagccgcaggatTCAAAGCGTGGGAGAAATGTAGaagcttatagtccgaaatttacggtacccTGCTGCTgatacagcacacacacagtctaaTGGTGTCACAGTTAGTCAGTGCACCCTCTCACCTCACAGTCTCTGGTTTGGAACTGCAGCAGTGTGTGCCACAGCAGCACGACGTTAAAGGGGGCGTGGCATAAGACGAACACCAGCGCCACCAACAGAACCAGGCGGACGGCGCGCTCTCTcctgaagccccgccccttgcCACTCAGGTGCCGCCCCCTCAGAAGCGTCACCACAATGGAGCCATAACAAAAGCACATAACGAGGAGCGGAATCACAAACCCCACCGCTATCTGCATCACCGGCAACATAATTTTTACCAAGCGTGCCATTTCGCTGTTAGGAAAGCGCAGGGCGCACACCAGAGGGGCGGGATCATAAGAGGAGGAGTCACGGAGGGAGGAAGGAGTGGGCTGAGGAGAGACACAGGCATAATTAATATAATACTGTTTTTAAggaaggggtattttacttaattaattgtaattaactgtaacacaacatattcagatcaccatgtttccttttattgttttgaaggtACTACATTCGCCCAGAACAACGTTGAtatgcatcatgtttttgtatgtttatgtagAATTATTGTGTGGGAGCACGGGTGATATAGGATTGTGGGAGGAGCCTTGTACAGCCTCATACTGCTAACCCTAAAAAGGGTTTGAACGGGAGCGATcgctagattgctcaaacatgcatggatgacatctaaaacctcttcatgtttttgatgagggaacaacggtAGAACAcgaaatataaaaaacattgattttgctgtataccccctctttaaagtgagCTTCAAAGCACACACCAGGGGGTGGTGCCATAGGAGGAGGGGAGCtgaggagtcagaggagaggaagcagCGATACcagtgagagggggaggagtcagAAGTATGTTAGACTCCAGAGCAAGAATCCTCAAAGGAATCCTCTATCTAATTATAGATCCTATccttaatataataaatacctCATTAGAAAATGGCTATGTCCCCAGTCCATCATATATACAGTGATTAAATTgcttctgaaaaaaataatcttgAACCTGATCTTTTAGCCAACTATAGACccatctctaatcttccctttgtTTCAAAAACTCTTGAAAAAGTTGTAGTTAAGCAGCTTTTTCGCCACTTACAGTCTAATGATGTAGCTGATTTGAAATGTTTCACTCctgattcagagctcaccataCACAGAAACTGCACTATTTGAAGTCACAAATGATTTGTTATTAGCTGCTGACAGTGgactggtctcagtcctggttctgttggacctcagtgcagcgtttgacaccatcaACCACAATATTCTGCTGCAGAGGTTAGACTGTGACATAGATGTCAGAGGGGCAGCCCTCGGctgttttaaattttacttctacttacTGAGAGGTACCAGATTGTTCATGTAACTCTGAGCTCCCATTTGGggagtgcaactgtttcagatgccctcccactgaCCGCCCACTGATGGCTGGACCATAGATGCCCTTCTATGCCCTGGTCCTGTTCGGCGGAGCCGgaccctcctcttccctcacctggctggatgacccccACCCACCGTGGAGAAGCCTCCCTCTGACCCTTAGGTGAGTGGCTCTGGTTCTACAaattgaactctatctgcaaatggatggacaatagtcctggacacatctgcaacctgctcatttagtcctggtttagtcctgattttggttccttgttttggttctggtttagtcctggtttagtcctggttaagttctagtttagtcctagtttagtcctagtttagtcttagtttagtcctggttttatcctggtttagtcctggtttagtcaatggGAGTGGATCGCTCCTTCACTGTGGGTCTACTCaaagtttctctttttcccactgagtttttttagtttttctttgctgagaaggagggtcagggggtgctctgggacacttctccatttgcttgttttctgttgattcatttgtttgtctgtttctgtttcattgttgattttctaactttctgtttgttaaatcaattctcatgtctCAAAATTGAGGGAGGAGTGATAAAAGTGACAGGTGGGAGGGGGAGTCAGAGGGGGAGGAGTTAGAGGGacaagggtcagaggaggaggagtcagacaGAGATGGGGAGGAGTCAGAGGGGATAGTTTGGTTCAAATTAGCAGTATCTCTCACCTGATCCCCGGTCATGTTATAGTCAGTGTCCTCATCCTGGTTTATGTCCAGAGTCAGAACCATAGTGAGGTTAAACCCACCCCCTGACTCCAGGTCCTGATGCCCCATCCACATGTGGTGCTGGGGCAGGTAGCGCTCGTAGAAGATGAAGTTGGGCAGACTGAGCAGTATTGCAAAAAACCACACGAAGGCGCAGAGGAGAAGGCGAGGCATCTGCGAGCGTACACGGAGCCGTCTGCGAGCGTGCACGACTGCTGCGTAACGGTCTGCACTCACCGCCGCTAGCAGCAGGGCGGCGCTGTAAAGGCTCACGCTGTACCCACCCCTCAGCACCTTACACCCTGCCCCCCCATCTGACCATGCCCCCAAATCCATCACCACCAAACCCGgcaagaccaggactataaccagaTCAGCCAGGGCCAGGTGCAGGAGCAGCACCTGCAAGAGACAAAAGGGCTGTGAGGACCAGagtaggactaaacctaaaccagatctaatccaggactagagtaggactaaacctaaaccagatctaaaccaggactacaccaggactagagcaggactgaaccaagatggaaccaggagtaaaccaggactagactaggactaaaacaagactaaaccaggactaaacctggtttaaaccacGATTAGAGCAAGctcagagcaggactaaactaggtctaactaGGACTGAAGTATgagtaaagcaggactcacgcaggattgaaccaggactgaaccaggtcaaaccaagactaaaccaggacaagagcaggagtaaaacaggactaaggaaggactaaaccgggactgaactagATTTGTCAGGGCCAGGTGCAGGAGCAGCACCTGCAAGGGACAAGAGGTCTGTCAAGGTCTGACCCTTGCAGGATGAGGTGAAGGTAAAGGGGACTGTTTCCCCGGGGCCCATGGCACAGAGGGGCCTCAGAgccatgtttttatacttttatatattgTAGTTGCACTCAAATGCTTCTATATAAACacgctctatacaaacacactttatacaaaCACGCTCTATACAAACACGCTCTATACAAACACGCTTTATACAAACACGCTTTATACAAACACGCTCTATACAAACACGCTCTATACAAACACGCTCTATACAAACACGCTCTATACAAACACGCTCTATACAAACACGCTCTATACAAACACGCTTTATACAAACACGCTCTATACAAAACACGCTCTATACAAACACGCTTTATACAAACACGCTTTATACAAACACGCTCTATACAAACACGCTCTATACAAACACGCTCTATACAAACACGCTCTATACAAACACGCTCTATACAAACACGCTCTATACAAACACGCTTTATACAAACACGCTCTATACAAACACGCTCTATACAGACACGCTCTATACAGACACGCTCTATACAGACACGCTCTATACAGACACACTTTATACAAACACACTTTATGCAAACGTGCTCTATACAAACGTGCTCTATATAAATGCAGTTTATACAAACATACTTTATACAAACACGCTCTATACAAACACtctacatacaaacacatgagGGGTCTGACTGGCGTCTTTTCTTAAGTTCAAATTTAAGGGCTAAGAATTATGCCATTTTAAGACTtagtcctctgctcctctctggctctgctcctctctggctctgctcctctctggctctgctcctctctggctctcctccacaactaaaccaggattaaactaggatagaaaaaggtctaaaccaggactagtgcAGGACTAGTGCAGGACTAGTGCAGGACTAGTGCAGGACTAgtgcaggactagagcaggactagagcaggactagagcaggactagagcaggactagagcaggactagagcacaactaaaccaggattaaactaggatagaaaaaggtctaaacaaggactagtgCAGGACTAGTGCAGGACTAGTGGAGGACTAGTGCAGGACTAgtgcaggactagagcaggacagAAACAATACTAGACGAGGACTTTATGAGGACTAGACGAGGGCTAGACGAGGACTAGAcgaggactagagcaggactagagcaggactagagcagaactagagcaggactagagcagtaCCTGGGTGATGGAGGGTTTGGGGGCGCAGCAGAGGGGGATCACTCACCTTCACCActtattccacaacaataaattcataacatttagacaacagttcgaaatcaacaacaataatcgctttcaatacttacaaatcaaatccattatccaaagcaagattaatataccgtaaatttcggactacagagcgcacctgattaaaagccgcaccagctaaatttgaagagaaaatcaattttgtacatatataagccgcacctgaataaaagccgcaggttttcatattgtaacatgagatatttacacagaaagacggtgcactgacacgcttttttttaaactgtgcctgaaaattggaaccaacacgacaacaacacgggatgaacacatctgcaggttaagaaaataaaactgcaccaaaacggaaaatctgcttttatttcctctgaaaacttttgtcgtcttttacattgaccaagttggattcactgatgtcgagcttacgtgcagtggctctatttcaggagtctgcaacccgcggctccggagccgtatgcgcctctttcagccttatactgcagctctgcgtggctgaagtgtattttatttgtgttagttcttttttgttgtagtttaaattggaagattattatgatcttaaaataaaattatattttcttatttttcgttgctcaaaataagcgtcacactcgcggaacaatgttcaaaacaaacaccgctcacgtctcacagacacagatacagacacagctcactgtcgtgcgtaaagagccctgattttcagacgctgtgcgcacaggggtcaggagcaactttggcccgtccctaatgacacactaataagctcgtccatagatgtatcatgaaaatcctgctggaaatcgccacagaaatctatttgatgtagtagcaagtttattatctgctcttgtctccgcggtgacgtatcacgtataacacatcagacacgacgcacaaaagtagagccacaagcgagtgaaaatgagccaaaacaaaagtctttggagatctttttaacaaaggggaaatggacaactgaggagccagaagaggagactacacctccaagaaaaagaaagataaatttaacagacaatacctacttaaaacctgggtttgtcgctgcaggtgactcacgcgcacagtccgctctacgtaacatacgggaaaagcaaataaggcaatgaaaccttcaaaactgctttggcatatggagaataagcacctgggattaaacgatacgcctttagagtttttgaaagaaactgcggagcagagtagacataatcacataatcagcgcagggctccctctgatgcagcggtttggtgagttgtatttttttaatgcacttaagttgtttttgccatatttatctgccacgtgtagaaggcttgtccgtgaaaataaaacccaggggccgttatccagtaaaaaatccataaataagccgcactgctgtacaagccgcagggttcaaagcgtggaaaaaaagtagcggcttataatccgaaatttacggtaactaataataccctggatccccctcaactattagaaaacataaagaatatcaagaaaccaaagaaactcatttccaaactatacaaacttatccattcagacaatataatacatGCACCACAACTTAAATGGAACACAGATATAGATACACCATCTACATACGAACTCTGGacagaaatttgcaaaaatacattctcaatgacatccaacactaatctacaacttatccaatacaaagttatccacaggacacacatcacccatactaacagacacagacacctgttcacaatgcaccatgggagtcacagacacttatttacatgcactctgggaatgttcaccagttcagggtttttggaacacagttacacacaaactcacagacatcctgagctgcagaattcctccctccccatccctatgtttacttggcattattacaactttcaccataccacctaaatataaaaacagtttgttgacatctctaactatcgccaagaaaataattctacaaaactggaaatcaaaacagtcaataaacatcaaacactggtctaactcgctcatccatcacatttcaacctctcaaatgacagcatactttgaggatgacatatcgtctttcatggaaacctggacaccattcataaaccacttcaatattgttttcaatcagtcatcaatatcaacaacataaactccaccaatagactattataacaccattaacatagtaattatgagaatgccacgcacactcctatacacacccccattccaacaaagagacacacacacacacgacattatgtaaactttattacaataattgcaatcataccaccactattgctgtataccactattattgttgtgttattgttttcattgtatgtacacgtttctattgttgctgtcactactat
This sequence is a window from Periophthalmus magnuspinnatus isolate fPerMag1 chromosome 24, fPerMag1.2.pri, whole genome shotgun sequence. Protein-coding genes within it:
- the LOC117393195 gene encoding C-X-C chemokine receptor type 3-like — its product is MPRLLLCAFVWFFAILLSLPNFIFYERYLPQHHMWMGHQDLESGGGFNLTMVLTLDINQDEDTDYNMTGDQPTPSSLRDSSSYDPAPLVCALRFPNSEMARLVKIMLPVMQIAVGFVIPLLVMCFCYGSIVVTLLRGRHLSGKGRGFRRERAVRLVLLVALVFVLCHAPFNVVLLWHTLLQFQTRDCEFVDRLEMALALTQTMALLHCVLNPLLYGFNSAPFRTRFYSVLHKLRPQRRLSSTSHSERSTHYTL